The genomic region TCAGACGGCACTGCCAATGAAGCAGGTACCCTGCACGAGACATGGCCCTGCCGCTATGAATGCCCGCCATCGGCAGGGTTTGTCGTTATGAACGGCGGTTGGTTCGCGGGGCATCTTCAATCCACCGAAAACCCCGGACAGCCTGCTGACCGCATGCCCTGACAGTGAGGGGACGCGTGTGAACGCAATCTAAGGCTGAACCTTGGAACCTGGTCCTCCAGCCCTTTGTAGGCGGCGGACAACAAAAAAGGGCGACCCGAAGGCCGCCCTCTCGATAGTGCGGTGATCCGAAGGATCACATCATGTCCATGCCGCCCATGCCGCCCATGCCGCCGCCCATTCCGCCGCCCATGCCGCCAGCCGAGTCCTTCTTAGGAGCTTCGGCGATCATGGCTTCGGTGGTGATCAGCAGCGAGGCAACCGAGGCTGCGTTCTGCAGAGCCGTACGGACAACCTTGACCGGGTCGACGATACCCATGGCGATCATGTCGCCATATTCGCCGGTCTGGGCATTGTAGCCGTAGTTGTCGGTGTTGCTTTCGAGGATCTTGCCGACGATGATCGAGCCTTCGTCACCGGCATTTTCTGCGATCTGGCGAACCAGCGACTGCAGAGCCTTGCGGATGATGTTGATGCCGGCCGTCTGGTCGTCGTTGGCGCCCTTGATGTTGAGGACGACAGAGGCGCGCAGAAGTGCGGTACCGCCGCCTGGGACGATGCCTTCCTGTACGGCAGCGCGCGTTGCGTTCAGCGCGTCGTCGATACGGTCCTTCTTTTCCTTGACTTCAACTTCGGTCGCACCGCCAACGCGGATGACGGCAACGCCGCCAGCGAGCTTGGCAAGACGTTCCTGCAGCTTTTCGCGGTCGTAGTCAGAGGTGGTTTCTTCGATCTGTGCCTTGATCTGCGCGACGCGGCCTTCGATGTCGGACTTCTGGCCCGAACCGTCGACGATCGTCGTGTTTTCCTTGGTGATCGAGATCTTCTTGGCGCGGCCGAGCATTTCGAGCGTAACCGACTCGAGCTTGATGCCGATGTCTTCGGAGATCACAGTGCCGCCCGTCAGGATGGCGATGTCTTCGAGCATTGCCTTGCGGCGGTCGCCGAAGCCAGGAGCCTTGACAGCAGCAATCTTCAGGCCGCCGCGCAGCTTGTTGACGACGAGCGTTGCAAGAGCTTCGCCTTCGACGTCTTCGGAGATGATGAGGAGCGGCTTGCCGGTCTGAACGACAGCTTCGAGAACCGGAAGCATTGCCTGCAGGTTGGAGAGCTTCTTCTCGTGAAGGAGAATGTAAGCGTCTTCCAGTTCGGCAACCATCTTTTCAGGATTGGTCACGAAGTAAGGCGAGAGATAGCCGCGGTCGAACTGCATGCCTTCGACGACTTCGAGTTCGGTTTCGGCGGTCTTGGCTTCTTCAACCGTGATGACGCCTTCATTGCCGACCTTCTGCATCGCTTCAGCGATGTACTGGCCGATTTCCTTTTCGCCATTGGCAGAGATCGTGCCGACCTGGGCTACTTCATCCGAAGTGCTGATCTTCTTTGCCTTGGAGACGATGTCCTTGACGACTTCGGCAACAGCAAGATCGATGCCGCGCTTCAGGTCCATCGGGTTCATGCCGGCAGCCACAGCCTTGCCGCCTTCGCGGACGATGGCCTGGGCCAGAACGGTTGCAGTCGTGGTGCCGTCACCGGCGATGTCGTTGGTCTTCGAAGCAACTTCGCGGACCATCTGGGCGCCCATGTTTTCGAACTTGTCTTCGAGTTCGATTTCCTTGGCGACAGAAACGCCGTCCTTGGTGATGCGCGGTGCGCCGAAGGACTTGTCGATGATGACGTTGCGGCCCTTTGGACCGAGCGTGACCTTCACTGCGTCAGCGAGGATGTCGACGCCGCGCAGCATCTTTTCGCGCGCAATGCGGCCGAACTTAATTTCTTTAGCTGCCATGTTAAAAACTCCCGGGCTGATGCCCAATTGGTTTTATGGAATTGTTGATGAAGAAAACCGGCTGGATCAGCCGATGATCCCCATGATGTCGGCTTCCTTCATGATGAGAAGGTCTTCGCCGTCGAGCTTGACTTCAGTGCCCGACCACTTGCCGAACAGGATGCGGTCGCCAGCCTTGACGTCCAAAGGGATAACCTTGCCGGATTCGTCACGAACGCCGGTGCCGACAGCGACGATTTCGCCTTCCTGCGGCTTTTCCTTGGCGGTGTCAGGAATGATGATGCCGCCCTTTGTCTTGGCTTCAGATTCGACGCGGCGAACGACGACGCGGTCGTGCAGCGGACGGAAATTGGTGGTTGCCATTGTCTAATCCCTCGATCGAATGACATTCACGGACCACGGGGGATCCGTATGGGTAGTGTTGGCACTCAGCCTCAGCGAGTGCTAACGACCTGCATTTAGGGACGGCTGTCGCGGGAGTCAAGAACAGCGATAGTGAATTTTTGTACCGGAATTGTGACCCGCGGGAAGAATTCCCCGAACCAGTTGCGGCTGCGCAAGCGCGTCCGGCTGCGGCAATTCGGCGTTCATGACGAGCGGTGCTTTTTCAGACTTGTAATCTTGAAGCTGGTTTGCGATGTCAGCCGCAACGTCTTTTACCGGAAGAACAACGGCATGGCCAAGCGTATCGATAGCCTCCGCGATCTCACCAGCGCCTACGACGTCGTCCTGTGCGACGTCTGGGGCGTACTTCACAACGGCGTCGTGGCCAATGCCGATGCCTCTGCAGCGCTGGAGGCCGCCCGCGGGCGAGGCCAGACCGTGGTGCTGATCACCAATTCGCCGCGCATCTCGCCGCAGGTCGTCGAGCAGTTGCGGACCATCGGCGTTTCGGACGGTGCCTATGACCGTATCGTCACATCGGGCGATGTCACGCGCACGCTGATCGCCGAGGGTCCGAAGTCGGTGTTTCTGCTTGGCCCGGACCGCGATGTCGCCCTGATCGAGGGCCTCGGCGTCGAGCGGGTTTCCGCCGACGAAGCGCAGTCGGTGGTCTGCACCGGCTTCTTCGACGACGAGACCGAGACCCCGGAAGACTATACCGACATGCTGAAGGCCTTTGCGGCACGCAATGTGCCGATGATCTGCGCCAATCCGGATCTGATCGTCGAGCGCGGTCACAGGATGATCCCGTGCGCCGGCGCCATGGCTGCCTATTACAACCAGATGGGCGGCGAGACCCGCGTCGCCGGCAAGCCGCACCGGCCGATCTATGAGGCGAGCCTTGCGGCCGCCCGCGAGGTGCGCGGCGATTTCGATCTGTCGCGTGTCGTGGCCATCGGCGATGGCATGCCGACGGACGTGCGGGGCGCACTCGGCTACGGTCTGGACTTGCTCTATATCAGCCAGGGGATCCACGCCGGCGAATACACCATTGACGGCAAGGCGGATGAAGCGATCCTGCATGCCTTCCTGGACAGGGAGCAGGCGTCACCGACATGGTGGATGCCGACGCTCGCCTGAAACAGTCTGGATATTGACGCTATGACCGTTTTTCATCGAAACGAGACCCGTGAACAACTGCCGGCGCACCTGCGCGGCGGCGTGATCGCCATCGGCAATTTCGACGGCGTACACCGTGGCCACCGGTCGGTGCTGGATCGGGCGCTGGAGATTGCCAAGGCACGCGGCGTTCCGGCACTGGTGCTGACGTTCGAGCCGCATCCCCGCTCGGTGTTCCGCCCCGACGAGCCTGTCTTCCGCCTCACGCCTGCGCCGCTGAAGGCGCGCATTCTCGAGGCGCTCGGCTTTGACGCCGTCATCGAATATCCGTTCGATCGCGAATTTTCGCAACGCTCGGCAGACGAGTTCGTCAGCACGATCCTGATCGACTGGCTCGGCGCCTCCGAAGTCGTCACCGGCTTCGATTTCCATTTCGGCCACGGGCGCGAAGGCGGTCCGGCCTTCCTGATGAATGCCGGCAGTCGCCATGGTTTCGGCGTGACGCTGATCGATGCCTTTCGCGACGAGAATGCCGAGGTGGTGTCCTCGAGCCGTATCCGCGCATTGCTGGTGGACGGTGAAATGTCCGAGGCCGCCGGTCTGCTCGGCTACCGCTACCTCGTGGAAGCGGACGTCATCGGTGGCGAAAAACTCGGGCGTACGCTCGGCTATCCCACTGCCAACATGCGGTTGCCACCGGAAACTGAATTGCGCAACGGCATCTATGCCGTGCGCTTCCGCACTGCCGACCGTGTCATCCACGATGGTGTTGCCAGCTACGGACGCCGCCCGACCGTGACCGAGAATGGCGCGCCTCTGCTCGAAACCTTTCTGTTCGATTTCAGCGGCGATCTCTACGGGCAGCACTGCTCGGTGTCGTTTTTTGGCTATCTGCGGCCCGAGCTGAAGTTCGACGGACTGGAGCCGCTGATCGCCCAGATGCGCAACGACGAGGCCGAGGCGCGGGCGCTGCTGTCAGGCGTCGCACCGCTCGGGGAACTCGACCATATCCTCAATTCCTGATGC from Rhizobium tumorigenes harbors:
- the groL gene encoding chaperonin GroEL (60 kDa chaperone family; promotes refolding of misfolded polypeptides especially under stressful conditions; forms two stacked rings of heptamers to form a barrel-shaped 14mer; ends can be capped by GroES; misfolded proteins enter the barrel where they are refolded when GroES binds), which produces MAAKEIKFGRIAREKMLRGVDILADAVKVTLGPKGRNVIIDKSFGAPRITKDGVSVAKEIELEDKFENMGAQMVREVASKTNDIAGDGTTTATVLAQAIVREGGKAVAAGMNPMDLKRGIDLAVAEVVKDIVSKAKKISTSDEVAQVGTISANGEKEIGQYIAEAMQKVGNEGVITVEEAKTAETELEVVEGMQFDRGYLSPYFVTNPEKMVAELEDAYILLHEKKLSNLQAMLPVLEAVVQTGKPLLIISEDVEGEALATLVVNKLRGGLKIAAVKAPGFGDRRKAMLEDIAILTGGTVISEDIGIKLESVTLEMLGRAKKISITKENTTIVDGSGQKSDIEGRVAQIKAQIEETTSDYDREKLQERLAKLAGGVAVIRVGGATEVEVKEKKDRIDDALNATRAAVQEGIVPGGGTALLRASVVLNIKGANDDQTAGINIIRKALQSLVRQIAENAGDEGSIIVGKILESNTDNYGYNAQTGEYGDMIAMGIVDPVKVVRTALQNAASVASLLITTEAMIAEAPKKDSAGGMGGGMGGGMGGMGGMDMM
- the groES gene encoding co-chaperone GroES translates to MATTNFRPLHDRVVVRRVESEAKTKGGIIIPDTAKEKPQEGEIVAVGTGVRDESGKVIPLDVKAGDRILFGKWSGTEVKLDGEDLLIMKEADIMGIIG
- a CDS encoding TIGR01459 family HAD-type hydrolase — encoded protein: MAKRIDSLRDLTSAYDVVLCDVWGVLHNGVVANADASAALEAARGRGQTVVLITNSPRISPQVVEQLRTIGVSDGAYDRIVTSGDVTRTLIAEGPKSVFLLGPDRDVALIEGLGVERVSADEAQSVVCTGFFDDETETPEDYTDMLKAFAARNVPMICANPDLIVERGHRMIPCAGAMAAYYNQMGGETRVAGKPHRPIYEASLAAAREVRGDFDLSRVVAIGDGMPTDVRGALGYGLDLLYISQGIHAGEYTIDGKADEAILHAFLDREQASPTWWMPTLA
- a CDS encoding bifunctional riboflavin kinase/FAD synthetase gives rise to the protein MTVFHRNETREQLPAHLRGGVIAIGNFDGVHRGHRSVLDRALEIAKARGVPALVLTFEPHPRSVFRPDEPVFRLTPAPLKARILEALGFDAVIEYPFDREFSQRSADEFVSTILIDWLGASEVVTGFDFHFGHGREGGPAFLMNAGSRHGFGVTLIDAFRDENAEVVSSSRIRALLVDGEMSEAAGLLGYRYLVEADVIGGEKLGRTLGYPTANMRLPPETELRNGIYAVRFRTADRVIHDGVASYGRRPTVTENGAPLLETFLFDFSGDLYGQHCSVSFFGYLRPELKFDGLEPLIAQMRNDEAEARALLSGVAPLGELDHILNS